The nucleotide sequence AGTGTTTCATAAAATGGTAATAGGAAACTATACTTATGAAGAATTTATTAATTCAGAAAGTTTAAATTTCTATTTTATATCACTACTAATATGTATAGTTGCTTCATTATTTTTTCATGCATTTTATTTTTATCAGCAACTTCAGAAAAATAAGATTAAAGAACAAAAGGTCATTGCAGGTACAGCAAGCGCAAAATTTGATGCTCTAAAAAATCAATTAGATCCACATTTTTTATTTAATAGCTTAAATGTCTTAACCAGTTTAATTGATGAAAATCCAGATAATGCTCAAAAATTTACTACAGCTTTATCTAAAGTATATCGTTATGTGTTAGAACAAAAAAATAAGGACCTTGTATCTGTAGATGAAGAACTGGATTTTGCGAAAACCTATATGTCATTACTTAAAATGCGCTTTGAAGATAGTCTTATATTTGAGATTCCTGAACGTGCAACAAGCCCAGAGAGCAAAGTTGTACCATTGTCATTACAATTGCTTTTAGAAAATGCAGTAAAGCATAATACAGTAACTTCTAATAAACCTTTGCACATTAAAATTTATGAATCTGAAGGAAATTTAATTATAGAAAACAATTTACAAGTAAAGCAGGTTGTGAAGAAGAGTAGTGGTGTTGGATTAAATAATATAAGACAACGATATAATCTATTATCAACACGTCAAGTAAAGATCAATCATTCAGCAGACCGTTTTGCAGTCGCATTACCAATGCTAACAAAACAAATATCAATTATGCAAACAAAAACACAATCACGATTAGACGATAGTTATGTGGGAGCACGTAAACATGTCGAAGAATTAAAAGAATTTTATTACGGAATTATATCATATTGTTTAGTTATTCCCTTTTTAATTTTTATAAATTGGTATACATCATGGGATTTTCAATGGTTTTGGTTTCCAATGTTAGGTTGGGGTATGGGTATCGCATTTCACGCTTATAAAGTTTTTGTGAATGATGGGGTTCTAGGAAGAAACTGGGAGAAAAGAAAAATTAAACAGTTTATGCAAGAAGAAGAGAATGCTAAAAACAGATGGAACTAAAATTTAAATACTATGGACTTGAATAATGAAGAAATAAGATACTTAAGAGCTAAAGAACGAGTAGATAAGGTAAGAGGGTTTTATATGCATTTATTGCTGTATATTATTGTTAACTTAGGGGTAATGGTAGTTAAAGTAATAAAAAACTTTAGAAATGGAGAACCTCATGTAGAGATGTTTTTAGATTTTAATACCCACATCATGTGGTTA is from Flavobacteriaceae bacterium and encodes:
- a CDS encoding histidine kinase, coding for MKELIRIITISIVIAAILFVINVLFMYTNGEDVQYDSSLLIMFAYHVMYSFPLTLVNSYFFSYLNHKVKWNKYKEYRFLIGFLGSIVISLITIFFIRVFHKMVIGNYTYEEFINSESLNFYFISLLICIVASLFFHAFYFYQQLQKNKIKEQKVIAGTASAKFDALKNQLDPHFLFNSLNVLTSLIDENPDNAQKFTTALSKVYRYVLEQKNKDLVSVDEELDFAKTYMSLLKMRFEDSLIFEIPERATSPESKVVPLSLQLLLENAVKHNTVTSNKPLHIKIYESEGNLIIENNLQVKQVVKKSSGVGLNNIRQRYNLLSTRQVKINHSADRFAVALPMLTKQISIMQTKTQSRLDDSYVGARKHVEELKEFYYGIISYCLVIPFLIFINWYTSWDFQWFWFPMLGWGMGIAFHAYKVFVNDGVLGRNWEKRKIKQFMQEEENAKNRWN